The following proteins come from a genomic window of Geomonas sp. RF6:
- a CDS encoding UDP-glucose dehydrogenase family protein, translated as MKICVVGSGYVGLVAGTCFAESGNDVVCVDISEEKINGLKEGIIPIYEPGLKEMVLRNCEEGRLTFTTDIAAAVKDSLVNFIAVGTPPGEDGSADLQYVLGVARDIGRHMTGFRIVVDKSTVPVGTADKVRAAIAEELALRGVDYEFDVVSNPEFLKEGAAIDDFMKPDRVVIGTDNVRTAELMKELYSPFMRKSDRLIIMDIRSAEMTKYAANAMLATKITFMNQISNLCDKMGADVMAVREGIGSDSRIGYDFLFPGVGYGGSCFPKDVKALARTAEECNYDFILLKAVEEANERQKLVLPNKIEARLGSGGAKPLEGKTFAVWGLSFKPRTDDMREAPSLTIISRLLELGAQVRAHDPEAIKEAQKHFGDRISYSHNMYDILKGADALVIITEWNEYRNPDFERIKNLLVNPLIFDGRNLYKPERIRSNGFEYQPIGRNGKAGF; from the coding sequence ATGAAGATTTGCGTAGTTGGATCCGGTTATGTCGGTCTTGTCGCGGGAACCTGCTTTGCCGAAAGCGGTAACGACGTCGTCTGCGTCGACATCAGCGAAGAAAAGATCAACGGACTCAAAGAGGGAATAATCCCCATTTACGAGCCGGGACTAAAGGAGATGGTGCTGCGAAACTGCGAGGAAGGTCGCCTTACCTTCACCACGGATATCGCCGCCGCCGTCAAGGATTCCCTGGTTAACTTCATAGCGGTCGGGACCCCTCCCGGTGAGGACGGCTCCGCCGACCTGCAGTACGTCCTGGGGGTGGCGCGCGACATCGGGCGCCACATGACCGGGTTCAGGATTGTGGTGGACAAGTCGACGGTGCCGGTGGGGACCGCCGACAAGGTGCGCGCCGCCATTGCGGAGGAGCTCGCGCTGCGCGGTGTGGACTACGAGTTCGACGTCGTCTCTAACCCCGAATTCCTGAAGGAAGGCGCCGCCATCGATGACTTCATGAAACCGGACCGTGTCGTTATCGGTACGGACAATGTGCGCACCGCAGAGCTCATGAAGGAGCTGTACTCCCCCTTCATGCGCAAGTCGGACCGCCTCATCATCATGGACATCCGCAGCGCCGAGATGACCAAGTACGCGGCGAACGCGATGCTGGCGACCAAGATCACCTTCATGAACCAGATATCGAACCTCTGCGACAAGATGGGCGCGGACGTCATGGCGGTCCGCGAGGGTATCGGCTCCGACTCCCGCATAGGCTACGACTTCCTCTTCCCCGGCGTCGGCTACGGCGGCTCCTGCTTCCCGAAGGACGTGAAGGCGCTGGCCCGCACCGCCGAGGAGTGCAACTACGACTTCATCCTCCTGAAGGCGGTGGAGGAGGCGAACGAGCGGCAGAAGCTGGTATTGCCGAACAAGATCGAGGCGCGCCTCGGCTCCGGCGGGGCTAAACCGCTCGAAGGGAAGACCTTCGCCGTGTGGGGCCTTTCCTTCAAGCCGCGCACCGACGACATGCGCGAGGCGCCGTCCTTGACGATCATCTCCCGGCTCCTCGAGCTCGGGGCGCAGGTCCGCGCCCACGACCCGGAGGCGATAAAGGAAGCACAGAAGCATTTCGGGGACCGGATCTCCTACAGCCACAACATGTACGACATCCTGAAGGGGGCGGACGCCCTCGTCATCATCACCGAGTGGAACGAGTACAGAAACCCCGATTTCGAGCGGATCAAGAACCTCCTGGTCAACCCGCTCATTTTCGACGGCAGGAACCTGTACAAGCCGGAACGGATCCGCAGCAACGGGTTCGAGTACCAGCCTATCGGCAGGAACGGCAAGGCCGGATTCTAA
- a CDS encoding SPOR domain-containing protein — protein sequence MVLDYHDKRTTQKIDRKPVQKNRPRRQSYGVFLVAGVAALALSFGAGLLTGRILYRTPQVAAPPVVAQAAPKKEDAAAAQAKAPAAEPSLTFYNTLPAGSKGAIGSGINTNLKKPEAPPAQSAAPAPAADAESAAKTAPAEGRFVVQVASYRDKAEADAAQAKLAEKGLAAYVAESRSQENGVWYRLRIGKRLSKEDAEGISAKVGKGAIVLPE from the coding sequence ATGGTGCTTGACTACCACGACAAGCGAACCACCCAGAAGATCGACAGGAAGCCAGTACAGAAGAACCGGCCGAGGAGGCAGTCGTACGGGGTCTTCCTGGTCGCAGGCGTGGCGGCGCTGGCGCTCTCCTTTGGCGCCGGGCTTCTGACGGGGCGGATCCTGTACCGCACTCCGCAGGTTGCAGCACCTCCCGTGGTGGCGCAGGCCGCACCGAAGAAGGAAGATGCCGCCGCTGCACAGGCGAAGGCACCGGCGGCGGAGCCGTCCCTGACTTTCTACAATACCCTCCCGGCAGGGAGCAAAGGGGCGATCGGCAGCGGGATCAATACCAACCTGAAAAAGCCGGAGGCTCCCCCGGCCCAGTCCGCCGCGCCTGCACCTGCAGCGGATGCGGAAAGTGCCGCGAAGACAGCTCCCGCCGAGGGGCGTTTCGTGGTGCAGGTGGCCTCCTACCGCGACAAGGCGGAGGCCGATGCGGCCCAGGCGAAGCTTGCGGAAAAGGGGCTCGCCGCCTATGTGGCCGAATCCCGCTCGCAGGAAAACGGGGTATGGTACCGGCTGCGGATCGGGAAACGTCTTTCGAAGGAGGATGCGGAGGGGATTTCCGCGAAAGTCGGGAAGGGCGCGATCGTTCTTCCCGAGTAG
- the argS gene encoding arginine--tRNA ligase translates to MKEQLRACIRKGIEGCIADGTLASATAPAIVVEKPSHPEHGDFATNVAMLMAKGEKKAPRAVAEIIVAKLKGSTELVDSVEIAGPGFINFRIKPSAWRETLNVISGAGAEFGKSTVGRGKKVQVEFVSANPTGPLHIGHGRGAATGDAVASLLEAAGFEVQREYYINDAGNQMNTLGLSVLLRYRELLGQQVDFPENCYQGAYIKDIAADAVKAYGDSYLQVSEDEGVAFFAKYGGNVILKGIEDDLAAFGVRHDHWFSEQSLFDDGKVPAAIEEMQEKGLIYEQEGALWFRTTDYGDDKDRVVVRSNGVTTYFASDIAYHRDKFGRGFDWVIDVWGADHHGYVPRLKGIVQGLGRNPDDLKIILVQLVSLLRDGVPVAMSTRSGQFDTLKEVVDEVGRDAARFFFLMRRSDSQLDFDLELAKRQSTDNPVYYVQYAHARIRSIFEAAQEKGVTVDLSAPQLDLLQTAEEMSLIKTLATFPETLESSAVNFEPHRITYYLQDLAAQFHSYYNKSRVIIPEEQQLSNARLFLLHCVAITIKNALTVLGISAPERM, encoded by the coding sequence ATGAAGGAGCAGCTGAGGGCGTGCATCCGGAAAGGAATAGAGGGGTGTATCGCGGACGGCACGCTTGCCAGCGCAACGGCCCCTGCCATTGTCGTGGAGAAGCCGTCTCACCCTGAGCACGGCGACTTCGCTACCAACGTGGCCATGCTGATGGCAAAAGGTGAGAAGAAGGCTCCGCGCGCCGTGGCGGAGATCATCGTCGCGAAGCTCAAGGGGAGCACAGAGCTTGTCGATTCCGTCGAGATCGCGGGACCCGGGTTCATCAATTTCCGCATCAAGCCTTCCGCCTGGCGCGAGACGCTGAACGTCATCTCCGGCGCCGGCGCCGAGTTCGGCAAGAGCACCGTTGGCCGCGGGAAGAAGGTCCAGGTGGAGTTCGTGAGCGCCAACCCCACGGGGCCGCTGCACATCGGTCACGGCAGGGGGGCCGCCACCGGCGATGCCGTTGCCTCTCTCCTGGAAGCCGCCGGCTTCGAGGTGCAGCGCGAATACTACATCAACGACGCCGGAAACCAGATGAACACCCTCGGTCTCTCAGTCCTCCTGCGCTACCGCGAGCTCCTCGGTCAGCAGGTCGACTTTCCGGAGAACTGCTACCAGGGCGCCTACATCAAGGACATCGCCGCCGATGCCGTGAAGGCATACGGCGACAGCTATCTCCAGGTCTCCGAAGATGAAGGTGTGGCCTTTTTCGCCAAATACGGCGGCAACGTGATCCTGAAGGGTATCGAGGACGACCTCGCTGCCTTCGGTGTGCGCCACGATCACTGGTTCTCCGAGCAGTCCCTTTTTGACGACGGGAAGGTTCCCGCAGCCATCGAGGAGATGCAGGAAAAGGGGCTGATCTACGAGCAGGAAGGTGCCCTCTGGTTCCGTACCACCGACTACGGCGACGACAAGGACCGCGTCGTGGTGCGCAGCAACGGGGTCACTACCTACTTTGCCTCCGACATCGCCTATCACCGCGACAAGTTCGGCCGCGGTTTCGACTGGGTCATCGACGTCTGGGGCGCCGATCACCACGGCTACGTGCCGCGCCTGAAGGGGATCGTGCAGGGGCTCGGGCGCAACCCGGACGACCTGAAGATCATCCTCGTGCAGCTTGTTTCTCTCCTGCGCGACGGCGTACCGGTGGCGATGTCCACCAGGAGCGGCCAGTTCGACACCCTGAAGGAAGTCGTCGACGAGGTCGGCCGCGACGCAGCGCGCTTCTTCTTCCTCATGCGCCGCTCCGACAGCCAGCTGGACTTCGACCTCGAGCTCGCCAAGCGCCAGAGCACCGACAACCCGGTGTACTACGTGCAGTACGCGCACGCCCGCATCAGGAGCATCTTCGAGGCAGCCCAGGAGAAGGGGGTGACCGTCGATCTCTCCGCGCCGCAGCTCGACCTCTTGCAGACCGCGGAGGAGATGTCCCTCATCAAGACGCTGGCGACCTTCCCGGAGACGCTGGAGTCAAGCGCGGTGAACTTCGAGCCGCATCGCATCACCTATTATCTGCAGGATCTTGCGGCCCAGTTCCACAGCTATTACAACAAAAGTCGTGTCATCATTCCCGAAGAGCAACAGCTCTCCAACGCCCGGCTCTTCCTCCTGCACTGCGTGGCGATCACCATAAAGAACGCGTTGACGGTCCTCGGGATTTCCGCTCCGGAGCGCATGTAG
- a CDS encoding UDP-glucuronic acid decarboxylase family protein — protein sequence MRVLVTGGAGFIGSHLCERLLKEGHEVICLDNFFTGSKSNISHLLDSHGFELIRHDITQPVLLEVDRIYNLACPASPIHYQYNPVKTIKTSVMGTINMLGLAKRVKARILQASTSEVYGDPQIHPQTEDYWGNVNTLGIRSCYDEGKRVAETLMMDYHRQNGVDIKIVRIFNTYGPRMAENDGRVVSNFILQALRGEDITVYGKGEQTRSFCFVSDLVEGLVRMMEAPDFIGPVNLGNPCETSILDFAEKIIALTGSSSRITYKPLPADDPRQRQPDITLAKKRLAWEPKVVVDEGLMKTIEYFSSVISAG from the coding sequence ATGCGTGTTCTCGTGACCGGCGGCGCCGGCTTTATCGGTTCTCATCTGTGCGAAAGGCTGTTGAAGGAAGGTCACGAGGTTATCTGCCTGGACAACTTTTTCACCGGCAGTAAAAGCAACATCTCCCATCTTCTTGATTCCCACGGTTTCGAGCTCATCCGCCACGACATTACCCAGCCGGTCCTCTTAGAGGTCGACCGGATCTACAATCTCGCCTGTCCCGCCTCTCCGATTCACTACCAGTACAACCCGGTGAAGACGATCAAGACGAGCGTCATGGGGACGATAAACATGCTCGGCCTCGCCAAAAGGGTGAAGGCGAGAATCCTCCAGGCCTCGACCTCCGAGGTGTACGGCGACCCCCAGATCCACCCGCAGACGGAGGACTACTGGGGAAATGTGAATACCCTGGGGATCAGGAGCTGCTACGACGAAGGGAAGAGGGTCGCGGAGACCCTCATGATGGACTACCATCGGCAGAACGGGGTGGACATAAAGATCGTGCGCATCTTCAACACCTACGGGCCGCGCATGGCGGAAAACGACGGCCGGGTGGTCTCCAACTTCATTCTGCAGGCGCTGCGCGGCGAGGACATCACGGTGTACGGGAAAGGGGAGCAGACGAGGTCCTTCTGCTTTGTCTCCGATCTCGTGGAGGGGCTGGTGCGCATGATGGAAGCCCCCGATTTCATAGGCCCCGTCAATCTCGGCAATCCCTGTGAAACGTCCATTCTCGACTTTGCCGAGAAGATCATCGCCCTTACCGGGTCATCCTCGCGCATAACCTACAAGCCGCTCCCCGCCGACGATCCGCGCCAGCGCCAGCCTGACATAACGCTGGCAAAAAAGAGGCTTGCGTGGGAGCCGAAGGTTGTCGTCGACGAGGGGCTCATGAAGACGATCGAGTACTTCTCCTCTGTCATTTCCGCGGGGTAA
- the gltX gene encoding glutamate--tRNA ligase → MSEVRLRFAPSPTGYLHVGGARTALFNWLLARKQHGKFILRIEDTDVARSTQESVDAILEGMTWLGLDWDEGPFYQSDNFPIYREYVEKLLASGKAYKCYCSAEELEAKREAALKAGGKPKYDGTCRDLPDQPGKPYVVRFRTPHDGTSAWVDLIKGTISFENKELDDLIIQRSDGTPTYNFVVVIDDAVMGITTVIRGDDHVNNTPRQILLYEALEFPVPHFAHVPMILGADKTRLSKRHGATSVMAYRDMGYLPEAMVNYLVRLGWSYGDEEIFTLSDLVEKFSIENVGRSAGVFNPDKLLWLNAHYIKTGDPERLAQLVTPFLKQRQVDPATGPSLVEVVKTLQERARTMLELADGAIFYYNSDFDYDAKGAAKHFTAEAPELLGALVAKLEALPALTVEAIEQLFKEICEEKGIKLGQIGPAVRIALSGVTASPGIYEMIHVLGVEETKKRIERAVATIKP, encoded by the coding sequence ATGTCCGAAGTACGATTGCGTTTCGCACCGAGCCCCACCGGGTACCTCCACGTCGGGGGTGCGCGCACCGCCCTCTTTAACTGGCTCCTGGCCAGAAAGCAGCATGGCAAGTTCATCCTGAGGATCGAGGACACCGACGTGGCGCGCTCCACGCAGGAGTCGGTGGACGCCATTCTGGAAGGGATGACCTGGCTCGGGCTCGACTGGGACGAGGGGCCGTTCTACCAGTCCGACAACTTCCCCATCTACCGCGAGTATGTGGAGAAGCTTCTGGCCAGCGGCAAGGCGTACAAGTGCTACTGCTCCGCCGAGGAACTCGAGGCGAAGAGGGAGGCGGCGCTCAAGGCAGGAGGGAAGCCGAAGTACGACGGGACGTGCCGCGACCTGCCGGACCAGCCGGGGAAGCCGTACGTGGTGCGCTTCAGGACGCCGCACGACGGGACCTCCGCCTGGGTGGACCTCATCAAGGGAACCATCTCGTTTGAAAACAAGGAGCTCGACGACCTGATCATCCAGCGCAGCGACGGGACCCCGACCTACAACTTCGTGGTGGTCATCGACGACGCGGTCATGGGGATCACCACCGTGATCCGCGGTGACGACCACGTGAACAACACGCCGCGCCAGATCCTCCTTTACGAGGCGCTGGAATTCCCGGTGCCGCACTTTGCACACGTGCCGATGATTCTCGGCGCGGACAAGACGAGGCTCTCCAAGCGGCATGGGGCGACGAGCGTCATGGCGTACCGCGACATGGGGTACCTGCCGGAGGCGATGGTGAACTACCTGGTGCGCCTCGGGTGGAGCTACGGCGACGAGGAGATCTTTACGCTGTCCGATCTGGTGGAGAAATTCTCCATCGAGAACGTCGGCAGATCCGCCGGCGTCTTCAACCCGGATAAGCTCCTGTGGCTCAATGCGCACTACATAAAGACCGGTGACCCGGAGCGCCTGGCGCAGCTGGTGACCCCGTTCCTGAAGCAGCGCCAGGTCGACCCCGCCACCGGGCCGAGCCTCGTGGAGGTCGTGAAGACGCTGCAGGAGAGGGCGCGCACCATGCTGGAGCTCGCCGACGGCGCGATCTTCTACTACAACAGCGACTTCGACTACGACGCGAAAGGGGCTGCGAAGCATTTCACTGCCGAGGCGCCCGAGCTTCTCGGTGCCCTGGTGGCAAAGCTGGAGGCGCTCCCTGCGTTGACGGTGGAAGCGATCGAGCAGCTCTTCAAGGAGATCTGCGAGGAGAAGGGGATCAAGCTCGGCCAGATCGGACCGGCAGTGCGCATAGCTCTTTCGGGGGTGACGGCGTCTCCGGGGATCTACGAGATGATCCACGTCCTCGGGGTCGAGGAGACGAAGAAGAGGATCGAGCGCGCGGTGGCGACGATCAAGCCGTAA
- a CDS encoding N-acetylmuramoyl-L-alanine amidase, with amino-acid sequence MNRRDFLKYAALSAPYQQLLLRQFLTREAPLLLAPFFPALALAQGGTSVTELKHWSTPDYTRLSIAVSEEARFEYHKLPGRLYLDIFGARIAPGVKDLSVGDGLLKSVRIAQYNASTVRVVLDLDSIKESKVFTFSDPFRIIVDIKGERRQEISATKEVIETAKPEPVAEKAKKPKERFKAGRIRRIVVDPGHGGHDPGAVSPTGTREKDIVLQVGLKLAEKIREELGIDTVMTRSTDVFIELQERTAIANRVGADLFVSVHANASLNRNANGIETYYLNLAKTEKAAQLAAKENGTSLEKVSMLQAVLFDLMANYKLNDSAHLADEVQKSLHKKALTAYPGVKNLGVKQGPFYVLVGATMPSILVETAFVSNERDEQKLKEPEYQDVTAEGIMLGLKGYISSLNKA; translated from the coding sequence ATGAACCGTCGAGACTTTCTGAAATACGCGGCGCTCTCCGCGCCGTACCAGCAGCTCCTGCTGCGCCAGTTCCTGACCCGCGAGGCGCCCCTTCTCCTCGCCCCCTTCTTCCCGGCTCTCGCCCTCGCGCAGGGGGGCACCTCCGTTACGGAGCTCAAGCACTGGTCCACCCCCGACTACACCCGGCTCTCCATCGCGGTGAGCGAGGAGGCACGCTTCGAGTACCACAAGCTCCCGGGGCGCCTTTATCTGGACATTTTCGGAGCGCGGATCGCTCCCGGCGTGAAGGACTTGAGCGTCGGGGACGGGTTGCTGAAGAGCGTGCGGATCGCGCAGTACAACGCCTCCACCGTGAGGGTCGTCCTCGATCTCGACAGCATCAAGGAGAGCAAGGTCTTCACCTTCTCCGATCCCTTCCGCATCATCGTGGACATAAAGGGGGAGCGCCGGCAGGAGATATCGGCGACGAAAGAAGTCATCGAGACGGCGAAGCCCGAGCCGGTGGCGGAGAAGGCGAAAAAGCCGAAGGAGCGCTTCAAGGCAGGGAGGATCAGGAGGATCGTGGTAGACCCGGGGCACGGCGGGCACGATCCGGGCGCCGTGAGCCCGACGGGGACGAGGGAAAAGGACATCGTGCTGCAGGTCGGCCTGAAGCTCGCCGAGAAGATCCGGGAGGAGCTGGGGATCGACACGGTCATGACCCGCTCCACCGATGTCTTCATCGAGCTGCAGGAGAGAACCGCCATCGCAAACCGCGTCGGGGCGGATCTCTTCGTCTCGGTCCACGCCAACGCCTCCTTGAACAGGAATGCCAACGGCATAGAGACGTACTATCTGAATCTCGCGAAGACAGAGAAGGCAGCGCAGCTGGCCGCGAAGGAAAACGGGACGAGTCTCGAGAAGGTGAGCATGCTGCAGGCGGTACTTTTCGACCTGATGGCGAACTACAAGCTAAACGATTCTGCGCACCTGGCGGACGAGGTGCAGAAGTCGCTGCACAAGAAGGCGCTGACGGCGTACCCGGGGGTGAAGAACCTCGGGGTGAAGCAGGGGCCTTTCTACGTACTGGTGGGGGCGACGATGCCGAGTATCCTGGTGGAGACGGCGTTCGTCTCCAACGAGAGGGACGAGCAGAAGCTGAAGGAGCCGGAGTACCAGGACGTGACGGCAGAAGGGATCATGCTCGGACTGAAGGGGTATATCTCGTCGTTGAACAAGGCGTAG
- a CDS encoding DNA gyrase inhibitor YacG: protein MTTPTIIRCPQCRKSTTLTNNPWRPFCSERCKMIDLGTWASEGYRVPGEKAPQSEDDDSDE from the coding sequence ATGACCACACCGACCATCATCCGGTGTCCCCAGTGTCGCAAGTCGACGACGCTGACCAACAACCCCTGGCGCCCCTTTTGTTCCGAACGGTGCAAGATGATCGATCTCGGCACCTGGGCCTCCGAGGGGTATCGCGTCCCCGGGGAGAAAGCGCCGCAGAGCGAAGATGACGATTCGGACGAATAA
- the rsmA gene encoding 16S rRNA (adenine(1518)-N(6)/adenine(1519)-N(6))-dimethyltransferase RsmA: MEKIRAKKALGQNFLVDSGVLTRIVSCVKPTPEDFILEVGPGRGALSRLLAESGARLLAVELDRELIPVLGAEFSGAQNVEVEHGDILRVDLREILTQRSAGKWKVAANLPYNISSQVLFRFLDCCDLFQSLTLMLQKEVGDRLVAPPACKDYGILTVLLGLHFDIRREFIVKPGSFRPIPKVDSAVLTFTPLPAPRVEVGDVRFFRLLVKGAFSQRRKTLYNALRGARVVETDEALLEGLAKSGIDGGRRGETLSLPEFAALSRALLSGKSLA; this comes from the coding sequence ATGGAGAAAATTCGCGCCAAAAAAGCGCTGGGCCAAAACTTTCTGGTGGACAGCGGTGTTCTCACGCGCATCGTTTCCTGCGTAAAGCCGACTCCGGAGGATTTTATCCTCGAGGTCGGACCTGGGCGGGGGGCTCTCTCCCGTCTGCTGGCGGAGAGCGGCGCGCGTCTTCTCGCCGTGGAGCTCGACCGCGAGCTCATCCCCGTGCTAGGAGCTGAATTCTCCGGCGCGCAGAACGTGGAGGTGGAGCATGGCGACATCCTGCGCGTAGACCTGCGGGAGATCCTCACGCAGCGCAGCGCCGGAAAGTGGAAGGTGGCGGCGAACCTGCCGTACAATATCTCCTCCCAGGTTCTTTTCCGCTTCCTCGACTGCTGCGACCTCTTCCAGAGCCTCACCCTCATGCTCCAGAAAGAGGTGGGGGACAGACTGGTCGCGCCGCCGGCGTGCAAGGACTACGGGATACTCACTGTTTTGCTCGGGCTGCACTTCGACATCCGCAGGGAGTTCATCGTGAAGCCCGGTTCCTTCCGGCCGATCCCGAAGGTAGATTCGGCGGTTCTTACCTTCACGCCGCTGCCGGCTCCGCGGGTCGAGGTGGGGGATGTCCGCTTCTTCCGGCTCCTGGTGAAAGGCGCCTTCAGCCAGAGGAGAAAGACCCTTTACAACGCCCTGCGCGGCGCACGCGTAGTGGAGACAGATGAGGCCCTTCTGGAAGGGCTTGCCAAGAGTGGTATCGACGGAGGGAGGCGCGGCGAGACCCTCTCGTTGCCTGAATTCGCTGCCCTTTCACGGGCTTTGTTGTCCGGGAAAAGTCTGGCGTAG
- the tsaD gene encoding tRNA (adenosine(37)-N6)-threonylcarbamoyltransferase complex transferase subunit TsaD — protein sequence MLLLALESSCDETAAAVVADGRVIRSNIVSSQIAVHAEYGGVVPEIASRQHLEAVSTVVTQALEGAGVTPADLKGIAVTQGPGLAGALLVGLSAAKGLAFGCGIPLIGVNHIEGHLLAVMLERPVEFPFLALAVSGGHSHLYRVDGVGRYRTLGQTVDDAAGEAFDKVAKLLGLPYPGGVAIDRLAAQGDPGAIRFPRPLLNDGSYNFSFSGLKTAVLTHVKKHPESAEAGIHDLAASFQWAVCDVLTQKTAAALVETGLNRLVVAGGVACNSALRLSMQKMCDEKGVELYIPTPRLCADNAAMIAVPGDFYLSAGISSGLDLDALPVWPLDRLAARLTEGM from the coding sequence ATGCTTTTACTTGCTCTAGAATCTTCATGCGATGAGACGGCTGCCGCCGTGGTGGCGGACGGTCGTGTTATCCGCTCCAACATCGTCTCCTCCCAGATAGCGGTCCATGCCGAATATGGCGGGGTCGTCCCGGAAATCGCCTCCCGCCAGCACCTCGAAGCTGTCTCGACAGTCGTCACGCAAGCCCTCGAAGGGGCGGGCGTAACCCCCGCCGACCTGAAGGGGATTGCGGTGACCCAGGGGCCGGGCCTTGCCGGCGCGCTCCTCGTGGGGCTCTCCGCCGCCAAAGGACTCGCCTTCGGATGCGGCATTCCCCTCATCGGGGTGAACCACATCGAAGGGCACCTGCTGGCAGTCATGCTGGAGCGCCCGGTGGAGTTCCCTTTTCTCGCTCTCGCAGTCTCCGGCGGCCACTCCCACCTCTATCGCGTGGACGGCGTCGGGCGCTATCGGACGCTCGGACAAACGGTGGACGACGCTGCAGGTGAGGCCTTCGACAAGGTGGCGAAGCTCCTCGGTCTGCCGTACCCCGGCGGCGTGGCGATCGACCGGCTGGCAGCCCAGGGTGATCCCGGAGCGATCCGCTTTCCCCGCCCGCTCCTCAATGACGGCAGCTACAATTTCAGCTTCAGCGGCTTGAAGACTGCGGTGCTGACTCACGTGAAGAAGCACCCCGAGTCGGCGGAAGCGGGCATTCACGACCTTGCGGCCTCTTTCCAGTGGGCGGTCTGCGACGTCCTTACCCAGAAGACTGCCGCGGCCCTCGTGGAGACGGGGCTGAACCGGCTCGTGGTTGCCGGCGGTGTCGCGTGCAACAGCGCGCTTCGCCTCTCCATGCAGAAGATGTGCGATGAGAAAGGGGTCGAGCTTTACATCCCCACCCCCAGGCTCTGTGCCGACAACGCGGCGATGATCGCGGTGCCGGGGGATTTCTACCTGTCCGCCGGGATCTCGAGCGGCCTTGACCTGGACGCGCTCCCGGTGTGGCCCCTGGATCGCCTGGCGGCACGACTTACGGAGGGGATGTGA
- a CDS encoding FtsB family cell division protein has product MQKRFFLAPAAIMAFILFFTVFGDRGLLMISRLHRDRDEMQQRLAELKGENEKLKREVSALQTDRRYLESIARRDFGLVRSNETIYQFPAAEQGAAPPSAQKPVQTAQKVEGSAAQGQQQAPPKPVLESSQTAEPKPATKVAQQKPVAKTEQKPVAKAEQKPVAKAEQKPAAKAAPKSAGKVEKKAKSEPKVDKRGAQKTEP; this is encoded by the coding sequence ATGCAGAAGCGGTTCTTCCTCGCTCCGGCGGCCATCATGGCGTTCATCCTCTTCTTCACCGTCTTCGGTGACCGCGGGCTGTTGATGATCAGCCGGCTGCACCGCGACCGTGACGAGATGCAGCAGCGCCTGGCTGAACTGAAGGGAGAGAATGAGAAGCTGAAACGGGAAGTCTCCGCGCTGCAGACCGACCGCCGATACCTGGAGAGCATCGCACGTCGCGATTTCGGTCTTGTGCGCAGCAACGAGACGATCTACCAGTTTCCCGCCGCGGAACAGGGGGCAGCCCCGCCCTCAGCACAGAAACCTGTGCAGACGGCGCAGAAGGTGGAGGGAAGCGCGGCACAGGGGCAGCAGCAGGCACCCCCGAAACCGGTGCTGGAAAGTAGTCAGACGGCGGAGCCGAAGCCTGCAACGAAGGTTGCACAACAGAAACCGGTCGCAAAGACAGAGCAGAAACCGGTTGCCAAGGCGGAGCAGAAGCCTGTTGCCAAGGCGGAGCAGAAGCCGGCGGCGAAGGCAGCCCCTAAATCCGCAGGGAAGGTTGAGAAGAAGGCGAAGTCGGAGCCGAAGGTCGACAAGAGAGGGGCGCAAAAGACCGAACCGTAG